The following are encoded together in the Lycium ferocissimum isolate CSIRO_LF1 unplaced genomic scaffold, AGI_CSIRO_Lferr_CH_V1 ctg10526, whole genome shotgun sequence genome:
- the LOC132041532 gene encoding uncharacterized protein LOC132041532 yields the protein MDEKDAQKTAFITPWGVYHYRVMPFGLKSAGATYIRAITAIFHDIMHREIEAYVDDVVIKSRVGNDHLEHLRKFFDRLRKYDLKLNPAKYAFGVPAEKFEDNGPPKNEKIIPYVGLVQRPADRFQEVKFKHIPRTKNEFADALATIASMIQHPDSKYIDTVRVEIRYQPAHCAFIEAEIDGKPWYVDIKMYLDKGEYPEGITINQKKTIRKLANGFFLNNNVLYKRTPDLGLLRCVDSVEATRLIEEVHAGTCGAHMNGFVLVKKIVRTGYY from the exons ATGGATGAGAAAGATGCTCAGAAGACGGCATTCATCACACCATGGGGGGTGTATCATTATCGGGTTATGCCTTTTGGGCTCAAGAGTGCTGGCGCTACTTACATAAGGGCAATCACCGCCATCTTTCATGATATAATGCATAGAGAGATTGAGGCATATGTGGATGACGTCGTCATCAAGTCCCGAGTGGGTAATGATCATCTTGAGCATTTGAGAAAATTCTTCGATAGACTTCGCAAATACGATTTAAAGTTAAATCCTGCTAAGTAcgcatttggagtgcctgcCGAAAA GTTCGAGGACAATGGGCCACCAAAAAATGAGAAGATCATACCGTATGTTGGACTTGTGCAAAGACCAGCAGATCGGTTCCAAGAAGTCAAGTTCAAACATATACCAAGAACCAAGAATGAGTTTGCTGATGCATTGGCGACAATAGCATCCATGATTCAACATCCTGATAGTAAATACATTGATACTGTCAGAGTCGAAATCAGATATCAACCAGCTCACTGTGCTTTTATAGAAGCAGAGATCGATGGAAAACCTTGGTACGTTGACATTAAAATGTACTTGGATAAAGGAGAATATCCTGAAGGAATCACCATCAATCAAAAGAAGACTATCAGGAAGTTAGCAAATGGTTTCTTCCTCAATAATAATGTTCTGTACAAAAGAACCCCGGATCTGGGATTGCTTAGATGTGTTGACTCCGTCGAAGCTACAAGATTGATTGAAGAAGTGCATGCTGGAACCTGTGGGGCTCACATGAATGGGTTCGTGCTAGTGAAGAAAATCGTAAGAACAGGTTATTACTGA